From a region of the Desulfovibrio legallii genome:
- the tpx gene encoding thiol peroxidase gives MNTVTFKGTTMHLSGNQPAVGQKAPDFTLTATDMSPKGLKDFAGKVLVLVSVPSLDTPVCDMEVRRFNKEAAALSDKVRIVAVSCDLPFAQARWCGAAGVSAVQTLSDYKEANFGKAYGVLINELHLLARTIFVVAPDGTLAYSQIVPEVAHEPDYAAALEAVKKLA, from the coding sequence ATGAATACCGTCACGTTTAAAGGTACGACCATGCACTTGAGCGGCAACCAGCCCGCCGTGGGGCAGAAAGCGCCGGATTTTACGCTCACCGCCACGGATATGAGCCCAAAAGGTCTGAAGGATTTTGCCGGTAAGGTGCTGGTACTGGTCAGCGTGCCTTCGCTGGACACGCCCGTCTGCGATATGGAGGTGCGCCGTTTCAATAAAGAAGCCGCCGCGCTTTCAGATAAAGTGCGCATTGTGGCCGTGAGTTGCGACCTGCCCTTTGCCCAGGCCCGCTGGTGCGGGGCCGCCGGTGTGAGCGCGGTGCAGACCCTTTCGGACTACAAGGAAGCGAACTTTGGCAAAGCCTACGGCGTGCTTATCAACGAGCTGCACCTTCTGGCGCGCACCATCTTCGTGGTGGCCCCGGACGGCACCCTGGCCTACAGCCAGATCGTGCCCGAAGTAGCCCATGAACCCGACTATGCGGCAGCCTTGGAAGCGGTGAAAAAACTGGCCTAA